AACTAGGTAAATTTACCTTAGCTCTGGAATCATATAATAAAGCTATAGAGCTAGACCCTACAATGTATTTACCTTATCACGGTATAGCTACTACTTTAATGCAGCTAGGTAAATATGATTTATCATTAGAAGCTTATAATAAAGCTATTGATATTAATCCTAATGACTATAGAATTTATTATAATAAAGGCATAGCCTTAGAGTCTATCAGTAAATAAGTGTTAACAAATCAGTTTATTAAGCATTAACCGAATCATAGCAATATAAATCTGATTAGTAGCAGATTTGACAGTATGTTCGTAATGTTTACTTAACCTTCTGAAATGAGAGTATTTTTTTAACTGTGTCATAGTAAAAAAGTCACTGTTTAAAATTTAGTCTATCCGGGAAGAAAATATCGAGTTGTGATATAGTCAAAGCCCAGTTTTGCAGAGGCTGACTCCATTTAGCAGTTATCTGTTTTATAGCACAAAAAACTAGCTTAAATAAAGCATTTTCTGAAGTAAAAGCTCCCTTGGTTTTGGTATATTTTCGTATCTGCCTATGGAATCCTTCCACTACATTAGTCGTATAAATTAGCCTCCTGATGTCGCTAGAATACTTAAAATAAGTAGATAAATTTCCCCAATTTTGTTGCCAAGATTTTATTACCATTGGGTATTTATTGCCCCATTTTTCATCCAATCTTAACAAGTTATATTCAGCTAAATCCTTTGTTTCCGCTTTGTAAATTGTCTTTAAATCAGCCATAAATTCTTTTTGGTTCTTACTTGCTACATACCTTAAAGAATTACGAATTTGATGTATAACACAAAGTTGTACTTCAGCCTCAGGAAAACAAGCATTTATTGCCTCAGGAAAACCCTTTAATCCATCAACACAGGCAATCAAAATATCCTTTACTCCTCTTGCTTTTAAATCATTTAATACTGATAACCAAAAGTGCGATGCTTCGCTTTCACAGCTATAAAACCCCAATATATCCTTATGTCCAAATTCGTTTATACCCATTACATTATATAACACTTTAGTACTTACCTTACCGTCCTGCCTTGCTTTAAAAAACATTGCATCTAAAAATAATATTGGATAAACAGATTCAAGCGGTCTATTACGCCACTCGGTTATTTGCGGTAATAACCTATCTGTTATCGCTGCAATGGTACTTGTTGATACGTCTACTCCATATATTTCCTGTAAATGAGCGGTAATATCATCATAGCTTGTGCCTAAACCATAAAGGGCTAATATCTTATTATCTAATTCTTCGTTTAATATTGTTTGACGCTTCTTAATGATTTGCGGTTCAAAACTCGAATTGCGATCCCTTGGTACTTCTAAATCAAATGAACCGCTACCGCTTCGAATTCTCTTACTGCTTATTCCATTACGCCTGTTCCCGCCTTCTTCTAAGCTATTCTCCTGAAGATGAGCAGACATCTCTCCTTGTAATGCTACTTTGGTTAAATCTTTTACCAAGTTTGTAAGTAAACCTTGATTCCCAAGTAATGGCTTCCCTTGATATATACCTTTTATTATTTCTTCTAATGCTCCGTTTTGTATCGATGGCAGCACTTTTACTTGCTGCTCTATCCTTTCTAATTTTCTTTCTTCTGTCATTGTCAAACCTTTTTTTATCTGTATTTTTTATTTATTCTAAATACTTTTTTTCAGTTTGACACAGTTTTTTAAACACTACCTCTGAAATTATTTAACCAACCAAAAGTACGCTCTACTATCCATCTAATCGGTAAGATTTCAAATTTTTCTGATTTTCTCTTTACTACAGATAACAATGATTTTGTATTCAAAAAACACCAATTTTGTAAATTACCACTATAGCCTCCATCTGCAAAAAATCTTTCAATTGATGGATATTTATTCTTTGCTACAAGCAAGCTTTCTTTAGCACCGTCCCTATCTTGTATACTTGCTGAATGTACATTAACAGCTAGTAATAAACCATTTGCATCTGTTACTATATGACGCTTTATTCCTTTTATCTTTTTACCGGCATCATACCCTTTTACTTCACTTCTTTGCGTATTCTTAATTGATTGCGAATCAATTATTCCAATTCTCGGATTTGCTTTTTTTCCCCATTGATTCTCGGCATCTTGAAACCAGTTCTTCATTTATCTTTTGCCATAATCCTCTACGATTCCATTTATTATAATATTCATTAACTATTTTATAATTTGGATATTCTTTTGGTAAATATTGCCACTGACACCCTGTACGGCTCTGATAAAATATTGCATTTACTATTGATCTTCTATCTATTTTTATTTTCCTGCCTTTCTTCTTATAGGCAAAATATTCTTTTATTATTTCCCACTCTTCATCCCGTAATTCACTTGGATAGCTCATAGTTCTTTTGCTTTTTTGCTACCTTATATAACATTTCTTCTTCTATTTTTCTACTCTTTATTCTTTAATTTTTATTTACTGATAGGCTCTTAGAGAAATTAGGTAAATATGACCTTGCAACGGAAACCTTTAGTAAAGCTACCTCGTTAGTACCTGCCGGAATTAAGATAGAAAGAGTAAATGATACGTTTTTTAAAGTTTACACAATGAAAAATTAATTATTCTCTTCTTCTG
This genomic window from Rickettsia endosymbiont of Ceutorhynchus obstrictus contains:
- a CDS encoding IS256 family transposase, with product MTEERKLERIEQQVKVLPSIQNGALEEIIKGIYQGKPLLGNQGLLTNLVKDLTKVALQGEMSAHLQENSLEEGGNRRNGISSKRIRSGSGSFDLEVPRDRNSSFEPQIIKKRQTILNEELDNKILALYGLGTSYDDITAHLQEIYGVDVSTSTIAAITDRLLPQITEWRNRPLESVYPILFLDAMFFKARQDGKVSTKVLYNVMGINEFGHKDILGFYSCESEASHFWLSVLNDLKARGVKDILIACVDGLKGFPEAINACFPEAEVQLCVIHQIRNSLRYVASKNQKEFMADLKTIYKAETKDLAEYNLLRLDEKWGNKYPMVIKSWQQNWGNLSTYFKYSSDIRRLIYTTNVVEGFHRQIRKYTKTKGAFTSENALFKLVFCAIKQITAKWSQPLQNWALTISQLDIFFPDRLNFKQ
- a CDS encoding transposase; the encoded protein is MKNWFQDAENQWGKKANPRIGIIDSQSIKNTQRSEVKGYDAGKKIKGIKRHIVTDANGLLLAVNVHSASIQDRDGAKESLLVAKNKYPSIERFFADGGYSGNLQNWCFLNTKSLLSVVKRKSEKFEILPIRWIVERTFGWLNNFRGSV
- a CDS encoding transposase, which encodes MSYPSELRDEEWEIIKEYFAYKKKGRKIKIDRRSIVNAIFYQSRTGCQWQYLPKEYPNYKIVNEYYNKWNRRGLWQKINEELVSRCRESMGKKSKSENWNN